A region from the Cystobacter ferrugineus genome encodes:
- a CDS encoding alpha/beta fold hydrolase: MTPHLLFLPGASGAASFWHPLGALLPASWRKTYLNWPGLGHEPHEPVIQNLDDAVAHAASKLEDPSVVVAQSMGGVVAVRLALAHPERISHLVLVATSGGINVTSLGASDWRSAYRAEYPRAADWILSERPDFTAELHRISIPTLLLWGDADPISPVGVGRRLEQLLPRARMLVLAGGDHMFARDRAAEIAAWVTAHLHT; the protein is encoded by the coding sequence ATGACTCCTCACCTTCTGTTCCTGCCTGGTGCCAGCGGTGCCGCGTCCTTCTGGCATCCGCTCGGCGCGCTGCTGCCGGCGAGCTGGCGTAAGACCTACCTGAACTGGCCAGGCCTCGGCCACGAGCCGCATGAGCCTGTCATCCAGAACCTCGATGATGCGGTTGCCCATGCCGCCAGCAAGCTGGAAGACCCGAGTGTGGTCGTGGCTCAATCCATGGGCGGCGTTGTCGCCGTGCGGCTGGCGCTCGCCCATCCGGAGCGGATCAGCCATCTGGTCCTGGTGGCCACCTCCGGCGGCATCAATGTCACGAGCCTGGGGGCCAGTGATTGGCGGAGTGCCTACCGCGCGGAGTATCCGAGGGCGGCCGACTGGATCCTGTCCGAGCGGCCGGATTTCACCGCGGAACTCCACCGGATCTCCATCCCGACGTTGCTCCTCTGGGGAGATGCCGATCCGATCAGCCCCGTGGGAGTCGGTCGCCGTCTCGAGCAACTGTTACCCAGGGCTCGGATGCTGGTGCTCGCTGGCGGAGACCACATGTTCGCCCGGGACCGTGCCGCCGAGATCGCGGCGTGGGTCACGGCGCATCTCCATACGTGA
- a CDS encoding alpha/beta hydrolase, protein MTMTWTWRSFANTALVVIALGMLLGQGEPALAAGWNCQSNRIPVALAPDLPRDKQVFARLCLPNGSPPATVQLLVHGATYTHLYWDFPDPTGGTRRYSYVNAALDAGFATLAMDRIGSGASSHPPGELVTIEANAYVVHQVVQALRAGKVWGPKGALGFQKVLLVGHSYGSLTSWYEVTDYQDVDAVILSGASHTPVPSGVENFERSLHPAEVDPILSGRGYDSAYLTTMPGMREAVFYLPSRADPAVIALDERTKSTITLAEFSALPAIIARPLDIRVPVLLVNGTEDMIFCGPTPSGICSDAQTLLAAEAPWLGPRVPCVEARVLPGEGHMLNLIPEAPRWFAVAQEWATRIVGTDPGPAPGCAR, encoded by the coding sequence ATGACGATGACGTGGACGTGGCGGTCGTTCGCCAACACGGCCCTGGTTGTGATTGCGCTGGGAATGCTCCTTGGACAGGGGGAGCCGGCGCTGGCGGCTGGATGGAATTGTCAGAGCAACCGCATCCCGGTGGCGCTCGCGCCAGACCTGCCCAGGGATAAGCAGGTGTTCGCTCGCCTGTGTTTGCCCAATGGCTCACCCCCCGCCACGGTGCAACTGCTCGTGCACGGCGCCACGTATACTCATCTGTATTGGGATTTCCCGGACCCCACCGGTGGCACCCGGCGCTACTCCTACGTGAACGCGGCGCTGGACGCGGGCTTCGCCACCCTGGCCATGGATCGCATTGGCAGCGGAGCGAGCTCCCACCCTCCGGGCGAGCTCGTCACCATCGAGGCCAACGCATACGTCGTCCACCAGGTGGTCCAGGCGCTGCGCGCGGGCAAGGTGTGGGGACCCAAGGGCGCGCTCGGCTTCCAGAAGGTGCTGCTCGTCGGCCACTCCTACGGCTCCCTCACCTCCTGGTACGAGGTGACCGACTACCAGGATGTCGATGCCGTCATCCTCAGCGGCGCGAGCCATACTCCCGTGCCTTCCGGTGTGGAGAATTTCGAGAGGTCCCTGCATCCCGCCGAGGTGGATCCGATCCTCTCCGGCAGAGGCTATGATTCGGCGTACCTGACCACCATGCCCGGCATGCGCGAGGCCGTGTTCTATCTCCCGAGCCGGGCCGACCCCGCGGTGATTGCCCTCGACGAGCGGACCAAGAGCACGATCACGCTCGCGGAGTTCTCCGCCTTGCCCGCCATCATCGCGCGCCCGTTGGACATCCGCGTCCCGGTGCTGCTCGTCAATGGCACCGAGGACATGATCTTCTGCGGTCCCACTCCCAGCGGCATCTGCTCGGATGCCCAGACGTTGCTCGCCGCCGAGGCGCCCTGGCTCGGTCCACGGGTGCCGTGTGTCGAGGCCCGGGTACTGCCCGGCGAGGGCCATATGCTCAACCTCATTCCAGAAGCGCCCCGGTGGTTCGCCGTGGCCCAGGAGTGGGCCACGCGGATCGTGGGAACGGACCCGGGTCCCGCACCCGGCTGCGCGCGGTGA